CGTAAATACCCGTGTATCCAGGATATCGCTGAAATACCGGATAGATTCATTGGTAAAGGTATCAATGATCTTAACCAGTACGCCCTGCGCTTTCTGAAAATCCCCTGTCTCCAGGTAAGTCTCCACCACTTTCGGGTAGCCTCCGATATGAGTATAAATCTCATATGCCTCGGTAAGCTGCTGATGGGTCTGATCCTCCTGTGGCATAACAGGAGAAAGCATCAGATATTCGTTGTAGAGTTCTTCATTATATGCCTGCAGAAACTCTTCAAAGGACAGAGTGTAGATGGGAAGACTTGTGACGTCCCCACTGGAATAACGAAATTCCGGATCATAGATTTTCCCCAGATAGCTTCCGGTCACGATAAAGCGTGCCTGGAACTGACGGGTAAATTCCCGGATCCGGTTGTAAACCTCCGATGACTCCTGGATTTCATCAATGATGATGACCGTATCCTCGGTATCCTCAAATTCCACATCAAACAGACGGAACACATCATGCAAAGGATGTTCCGGACGTTTTGTACCCGGTTCCCAGGCGGTTGCCTGCTTATAACACTGCATAAACTGTTGTCCGCTCTGCTCAAAGAGATTGATGTAAATTTTATGGCGGAAGTTTTCATCCGCAAATTTATTGATGATGTATGTTTTTCCTACCTGCCTTGCCCCTGTCACTTCCAGGGTGCTGTGGCCGGTATCATTTTTCCATTCCAGAAGCTGGCTGTAAATTTTTCGTTTCAGATACATATAGTAGCTCCTTTCTAAAATCTGTGGTTCTATTATATCAAATTATGTGCTGTACATACAGCAGAAAAACAACGCACAAACCAGATTTATTTGTCTTTGCGCTTTTTCGGACACCATGCCGGAGAGGTCTTGATTGGAACCTCATCGGACCAGACCTTTCCATAATCCAGGAATCCTGGATCTTTCGACATTCTATGTTCCTGAAAATAATCAAAAATATAATGCTGATCCGGATGCTTACAGCGAAAAGAAGCCCGGCTGTTACCGTAGGGACGAAAGGAATTGCAAAACTCACATTCACTGCACTTCATCTTTTCTTTCATATCGTTATCACCTCATAATTTTCTTTTTATTATTTGCATACATGAGAGCTTCCGCCACGCTGATCTGAAATGTCTCTTCAAACCAGTGCCAGATTTCTTCCCGGTGTGTTCCAGCTGAAAATCCGTGCCAGGCTTGCTCAATACATTCTGTTTCCGGGTTCATAGGGATGTCTCCAAATTCTGTCCAGAGACGCCGGATGCTGTCCGGCAGGTACAGGATGGTAAGGGTAAAGCAAGACTCGGAAAACAGGGGGATGAGGATACGGCTGTAGACCGTCTCCCAGTCGCCGCCTGCAAGCCCGCATCCCAGATAACCGGGAATGGCAATCTGCGACAATTCCCGCTGTGCTGCCAGGAACATCATGGCAGTCAGGCTCTGTCTCAGTGCTGCATAATCGGTATCTAATCCTCTGCCTGTGGGAATATTCTCGGCAAACAGATGCGCTACATACTGAGTGACGTCAGTATCCATCCGCAGCATCAAAGAGCAGAATCCTAAAAGTTCCTCTTTATTTTTCCTGCAAAGCTGCTGGTATGCTCGATACTGTTCTGCCGTCAAAATACGATGCCGGATCTGCCTGGCTACGCCTGCCCCCATAACACCCTGGCAGTTGACCTGGTGGGCGATAATGGCAGCATCAGAACGAAGCAGATCCCCTTTCCTTTCTTTGACCATAGATTTTCCTCCATTTGTTTTTAAAGATATTCATAGGTTACATTTTGGCTCTGGCACCATTCTTCCACCAGCTTCAGGTTTAGCGGGCTGTGCGCCGGGTGCCGGGAGATCCAAACCGAAGGTTTAGGGCTGGGATACCATAAATTTTCCGGAGCCGGCCCTTGCGTATCCTCGAACAGAAGGACAGCAGGACGCTCCAGAAATTCTTTCTGCCGTGCGGATAACCCTTCCTTCTCCCGGTAACGGAGCCGGTAGCCGAGCTGGCACTGACTGTATTTGCAGCGTTGGAGCTGGACTTGGATACAGGGATGAATAGAAATTCCCCCGTTATCCATATAGGCCAGATAACCGGGCTTGGACCGATTGACCTGCTCAAAAGGGATATTGTCATGGTTCTGAACTGGCAGCATGGCGTTTTCCTTCTGAAATGCTATTTGAGAAAAACCAAATGTATCACAGAAATAGAAACGGCTTTCTCCCGGTGAGTGCTGTATTTCCAGAATGTCAGAGACTGACATGGAATGTCCGGTGAAACCGATCTTTTCCAGATAGCGGGCATCCGCTTCATCTTTGCGGTTGAATATCCGGTAGATTTCTTCCAGTGTGGCGACTTCCGTTTCTCCGCAGAATACGGATTCATAAATTTCTGCAGGCGGTGATGGATACCCGGCTTTTTGAAAATAGGAAAGGGGCATAAACATCAGCCTGTCCTGATCCAATTCCGGGATGATCTGATAGATCGTTATTTTCATAAGGCATCGTCCTCCTTTGCAAAAGAAGGACCTCCCTGGTTGGAAGATCCTTCGTAATCATTATGGTTATTCGTTACACAATTCTTTTTCATAGTTCAGGAGCTGCTCCCAGGTCAGCCATTCCGGTTTCCCGTCTGAAGGTAACCCCTCCCATAACTCTTTCATGCGATTAATGTGCTGTTGTGGATTCCTCTCAGATAAGATGGTAACACTTCGGTTCCCGTAACCGAGAAAATATTCGCAGTCACTCTGCATCCGGCTTAGCATCATATACTGGAACTCATACGGATTTCTCCGGAATGGTTCCGGATCAAAGATATGTTCCTGTCGGATTGGAGATACTGGTTCCCCATCCATGTCATTGCCTGTAACAGAATATAAGTCCGGATTTTCGGAATGTCCCAGGTTAAGGTCCTTCCATAAGCGGCTATACTGATCCTGGTATGTGGGACAGGAAAAATCATCTATGCCGATGAATTTCAGCGTTAAGACCGTCTGCTTCTTTTCTTCCATGGTTCATTCACCCCTTCATGCAATTTCATTTTCCATTTCCAAACTCCATTTCAGCTTTTCACGTACATCCATCAGGATAAGCCCTAACTGATTTTCGCCGTTGCCGTTGACCTTGCCCCAGAAGTAGTCGCCCCAGGTATTGCCTTCTATGAGAAGGCTGTTTCCTGTGGCAAGCAGGGCATCCCGCAGCTCTGGGTTCTGCATGAATTTGCACATACAGATTTCATACATCAGGGAAATCTTTACCTTGTCCCAGTCTGGGCGCAACGTGAGTTTCTTTCCCCGCTTTTTGGCTTCTGCCGGGTTATGCAGGCGGAAAATAGAGAATTGCTGCTGCTCTTTCGCACAGCTGGTCTTCTGCGCCTGGAAAGCGGCTTCATTATTGGCGTAGGTTTGCCCCATGTAGGTAACAGGAGCCGGATAAAAATTGCTGAGAAATGTGTATTTCCCTGTAAAAGAGGAGATAACATTCCTGTGAGTTTGTTTATGGATAGTTTCTTTCGGTTGATAATTAGATTTCATGCACATTCCTTTCCGCACAAAAAAAGGAACCGCCTATCCTATAGGTAGTTCCCTTCTTAAACATAGTGCTTCAATATTCAGTTTGTCTGTAATTCTTTTTGTTCCTGTTCTTCATAGAACCGGTCTGCAATATAGCCCGCTGACTCCGCCCAAAGCGTATTCTCGGTATTCTGCAGAGCCTGATACGTCTTGGAATGGTAAAAGGCTCCGGCGGCATCCTGGAAAGAAAGATGGCTCCTTTCCTTGATGATGTCGATCACGTCCCGGATCTGGATACACAGGTTCATCGTGATATCTTTGTTATTGTAAAAATATTTTCCATCCATAGCTTACGAAACCTCCCTTCGGGATTCCAGTGTTAGGTGTTCCAGGGCAAGGGGCGTATGGAAAGACACCTGGTTGTTTACTTTATTATAGCGAAGCCTTTCCACTGCTTCCTCGGCTTTTAAAATACCTGACAGGTATAACTGCACAGTCTCCATTGTATTGTCGTCTGCAACAGGCCCTACGACCACATCATAAGCGTGCTGGATGCCGCCTTTCGTGCGGTTTTCTTTGATAAACTCCAGCCACTCGCGATCCAGAGCAGCAAAGTGCTTGATCTTCAGGTCCTCTGTCTGGCGGAACAGGTAACGATAAACATATCTGCCGCCTTTGTGGGAGCGCAGATAAAGACGTTTGGCCCATTCCTCCGCTTGGCTTTCCAAGACGGTACAGTAAAATCCCCGGCCAAAGTCACGGCGGTTATGGGATTTTCCCAGGTCAATCTCATCAAATGCGATGTTGGAACCGTGGTAAAGCACCAGTTCCGGAGCATTTTCTTTGATGATTTCCTCCACATATTGAAAAGTCTCTTCCATATCTAATTGATGAAGCATTTCGTGCTGTATCAGGATTTTTTCAAAAACCTGATGCTTACAGAAGAGATCAAAGACGTCCCCTTCAGACAGATGATGCTTTTGTGCGTAATACTCGACTGCTTGTACAGATAAGATTTCCACATCGGATTGAATACTCATACTTATCATTGCCTCCATTTGCCTCTATTATACCCAAAGGAAACGGGATGTTCAACGCAAAAAACAAGCGTATCTGCCCTTTCCATACTGCCAGACAGGTAATTTTTGGAGAAGCTGCTTGTCAGGCAGCTTCTCCAAGTGGATCATGTACAATCTTACGCAATCATTGCCAAAAACTCTGCTTCCGACAGGATCGTGACGCCCAGAGCCTGGGCTTTGGTCAGCTTACTGCCGGCTTTTTCCCCACAGATCAGGTAGTCGGTCTTTTTAGACACCGAGCTGCCCGGCTTTGCGCCAAGCGCCAGGATCTGGTCGTTGATCTCTGAGCGGGTAAAGTTTTCCAGCTTTCCGGTTGCTACGATAGTCTTTCCTGCAAATTCAGTATTTTTTGCCATAGTGGTTTCTTCCTTTCTTTCTTCAAATGTAAATTCTTTCTGTAATGTGTCCCAGAGCATCAGATTTTCTTCATCCGCAAACCAGTCGTGAATGTTCTGGTTCAGTGTAGCGCCAAAGTCCTCTAACTGTGTGAAATCATAGTCATCGGTGGCAGCCGCCCGGAAGGCATCCAGACTGCCAGAGAATACGGTATCCAATACCCGGCTTTTTGTACGGCCTACCATGGGAATATCCATGCTGATCAGATAGCGGACAAAGGTGGTGCTGCGGCTGGCCTGGATTGCGTTCCAGAGCCGGTCAAAGGATTTCTCCCCGAACCCTTCCAGCCGGATGATTTCTTCCCGGTGCTGATCCAGATGGTAGATGTCAGGGAAGGTCTGAAGGTATCCCAGATTCAGGAATTTCTCCAGAGTAGCCTCACTTAACCCTTCAATATTCATGGCTTTCCGGCATACGAAATGGACGAATTTTTTCAACTGCTGGCTTTCACAGGATGGATTGCTGCAGTGTATGGTTTCAATGATCCGTCCTTTTTCTCCTTTTTTTCGATGGAGTTCTGTCGAAGCGCCACAGCACGGGCAGATAGCAGGGGCAGCATCCCGGTAATGTCCACGGTCCAGGTTCTCCTCTACATGGGGAATGATCATGTTCCGTTTGGATACCAGGATACGGCATCCCGGCACCAGCTCCAGTTCCCGGATAAAGGTGAGGTTATGAAGCGTGGCCCTGGATACGGAGCACCCATCAATCTCCACGGTGTCAAAGACTGCCACAGGTGCCAGTTCCCCGAAACGGGAAGGCGTCCATTCAATACTCTGGAGAACGGTTTCATAGGTTTCGTCCTCAAATTTGAAAGCAAGTCCGTCCTTGTAGTGGTGTCCGGTTCTTCCGCAGCTTGCGGAATACGCCAGGTCATCGAAGATCAGTACCATTCCGTCAATGGGAAGATCCAGTGTTTCTGCCTTCTCCTTCAGGTCCTGGATACGAAGCTCCAGATATTCCGGCGAAATCTGATCCGGATTGAGGGGAATATACGGGCAGGAACCAAAGCCCAGTTTTGATAACTGGTACAGACGTTCCTCCCGGCTGTTGCTGTTTTCTCCCTCGTCCAGTCCTTCCAGTACGTTGAAGGGAAGGAAGGTAACACAGCGGCCTTTACAGTTCTCCGGATCCAGGCTCCGTACAGATCCGGCAGCCAGGTTCCGGGCGTTTTTATAAGGTTCCCCGTTCTTGTCCCGGAGTGTGGTATTCAGCCGTTCAAAATCCTTCTTGTGTATGAAGGCTTCTCCGGTGACAACCAGCCGCTCTTTATAAGCAATCGTGAGCGGCACATTCTCAAAAGCGGGAATGTTATGAGTGATCTCTTCACCGGTCTCACCGTCTCCTCGTGTGGATGCCTCTGCCAGTCTGCCGTTTTCGTAGGTGAGTTTTAACGTAAGGCCATCCAGCTTCAGCATAAGCAAAGCTGCGTGATCGCCACAAAAACGGCATAAATCTTCCACCTGCTTTGTCTTATCCAGGGACAGAAGCGGATGCGGGTGCGGCACTTTTTTCAGCTCACTGACCGGCGGATAGCCGACTGTCTGGGTTGGGGAATTGGAGTAGATGATCCCTGTTTCCTTTTCCAGACTTTCCAGCTGCTCGTACAGCCGGTCATACTCCGCATCGGAGATCTCCGGTGCGTTCAGGTTATAGTAGGCGTGCCGGTGCCGGTTGAGCGTCTGAACCAGTTCCTTGATCTTGTCTGCTGTATTCATTGTTCTGTTTCTCCTTTCTGTTACCATGTCCATCCGGAGCATTGAAAAACAACCCTCCTTTCCCATGTTCAGGCATAAAAAAAGAGAATGACGCAAAATGTTCATTCTCTGACAGCGTGCAGTTCTCTGCAAAATAAAAAAAGCCAGAAGGTACTGCCTGATGGCAGAGTATCCCTCTGACTGATTACAAACCTAAACAGCGTGTGATAAATCCTTTCCGGATAGACACAAAATATATGGTACAAATTTAGTATAACACTAGATATAGTGGTGGTCAAATAAAAAATAGCTTTACACACCTATATATAGCATAACAAATAAGCAGCATCCCTTTGTACGTCAGGTTTTGACAGAAAAATCCTCTTGACGAAAGAACGTATGTTCGCCATAATAAGAGAAAAAGGAGGCGAACATGGGTTTGGAAAGAAGAAACGTTATTTTTCATATTGATGTAAATTCCGCATTTCTGAGCTGGGAAGCTGTTTACCGCCTCCACCATTTAGGCGGGAAGGAGGATCTGCGAGAAAAGGTGTCTGCGGTTGGCGGTGATATGGCAATGCGGCACGGGATTATTCTGGCCAAATCTATTCCGGCCAAAAAGTTCCATATAAAAACGGGAGAAACTATTCTGGAGGCGAAACAGAAATGTCCGGAGTTGATTCTGGTTCCGCCTAACTATGGGCTATATGAAAAGTGCTCCAAGGCATTTATGGATATCCTGCGCCAGTATTCTCCAACCGTAGAGCAATACTCGATAGACGAAGCCTTTGTGGATATGACAGGTACGGAAGGACTCTGGGGCGATGCGGTGACGGCAGCATATAGGATGAAAGATCAAATCCGGGATACGCTGGGATTTACCGTCAATATCGGGATCTCGGAGAACAAGCTGTTGGCCAAGATGGCATCAGATTTCCAGAAGCCAGACCGGGTGCATACGCTGTGGCATAATGAGATTGAAGATAAAATGTGGCCGCTTCCGGTGAGTGAGCTGTTTTTTGTCGGGCGGGCGACTGCAAAAAAGCTGTTTAACCTGGGGATCCATACCATAGGGGAACTGGCCCATGCGGACCCGCATCTGCTGAAAGTCCATCTGAAAAAGCACGGGGAGGTCATCTGGGCGTTTGCCAATGGGATGGATGTATCCGTGGTGCAGTCTGAAGCCCCGGCCAATAAAGGATACGGGAACTCCACCACCATTGCCTTTGATGTAACGGATGCGTCCACTGCGAAGCTGGTGTTGTTGGCGTTGGCGGAGACGGT
This window of the Massilistercora timonensis genome carries:
- a CDS encoding AAA family ATPase, which codes for MYLKRKIYSQLLEWKNDTGHSTLEVTGARQVGKTYIINKFADENFRHKIYINLFEQSGQQFMQCYKQATAWEPGTKRPEHPLHDVFRLFDVEFEDTEDTVIIIDEIQESSEVYNRIREFTRQFQARFIVTGSYLGKIYDPEFRYSSGDVTSLPIYTLSFEEFLQAYNEELYNEYLMLSPVMPQEDQTHQQLTEAYEIYTHIGGYPKVVETYLETGDFQKAQGVLVKIIDTFTNESIRYFSDILDTRVFTQIFFSICRILNRESRGLKEDSISEELQKLVTRDYSSNISKATCNRAISWLYFSGIIGFCAKITEMDILEFKPASRCFFMDPGLANYYLALTGTDSRTLAGTLNENYVYINLKRRQDFPPEIAFETPAFATYKGGEIDFVAQSIHSHIRYLVEVKSGKGTATTAQKALDQGKADRLLYLKGDTKGGRAGKIDTVPLYMLERYSFDESSV
- a CDS encoding macro domain-containing protein: MVKERKGDLLRSDAAIIAHQVNCQGVMGAGVARQIRHRILTAEQYRAYQQLCRKNKEELLGFCSLMLRMDTDVTQYVAHLFAENIPTGRGLDTDYAALRQSLTAMMFLAAQRELSQIAIPGYLGCGLAGGDWETVYSRILIPLFSESCFTLTILYLPDSIRRLWTEFGDIPMNPETECIEQAWHGFSAGTHREEIWHWFEETFQISVAEALMYANNKKKIMR
- a CDS encoding YodL domain-containing protein; translated protein: MKITIYQIIPELDQDRLMFMPLSYFQKAGYPSPPAEIYESVFCGETEVATLEEIYRIFNRKDEADARYLEKIGFTGHSMSVSDILEIQHSPGESRFYFCDTFGFSQIAFQKENAMLPVQNHDNIPFEQVNRSKPGYLAYMDNGGISIHPCIQVQLQRCKYSQCQLGYRLRYREKEGLSARQKEFLERPAVLLFEDTQGPAPENLWYPSPKPSVWISRHPAHSPLNLKLVEEWCQSQNVTYEYL
- a CDS encoding LPD11 domain-containing protein, yielding MEEKKQTVLTLKFIGIDDFSCPTYQDQYSRLWKDLNLGHSENPDLYSVTGNDMDGEPVSPIRQEHIFDPEPFRRNPYEFQYMMLSRMQSDCEYFLGYGNRSVTILSERNPQQHINRMKELWEGLPSDGKPEWLTWEQLLNYEKELCNE
- a CDS encoding NADAR family protein — translated: MKSNYQPKETIHKQTHRNVISSFTGKYTFLSNFYPAPVTYMGQTYANNEAAFQAQKTSCAKEQQQFSIFRLHNPAEAKKRGKKLTLRPDWDKVKISLMYEICMCKFMQNPELRDALLATGNSLLIEGNTWGDYFWGKVNGNGENQLGLILMDVREKLKWSLEMENEIA
- a CDS encoding DUF3990 domain-containing protein; the encoded protein is MEAMISMSIQSDVEILSVQAVEYYAQKHHLSEGDVFDLFCKHQVFEKILIQHEMLHQLDMEETFQYVEEIIKENAPELVLYHGSNIAFDEIDLGKSHNRRDFGRGFYCTVLESQAEEWAKRLYLRSHKGGRYVYRYLFRQTEDLKIKHFAALDREWLEFIKENRTKGGIQHAYDVVVGPVADDNTMETVQLYLSGILKAEEAVERLRYNKVNNQVSFHTPLALEHLTLESRREVS
- the ligA gene encoding NAD-dependent DNA ligase LigA, producing MNTADKIKELVQTLNRHRHAYYNLNAPEISDAEYDRLYEQLESLEKETGIIYSNSPTQTVGYPPVSELKKVPHPHPLLSLDKTKQVEDLCRFCGDHAALLMLKLDGLTLKLTYENGRLAEASTRGDGETGEEITHNIPAFENVPLTIAYKERLVVTGEAFIHKKDFERLNTTLRDKNGEPYKNARNLAAGSVRSLDPENCKGRCVTFLPFNVLEGLDEGENSNSREERLYQLSKLGFGSCPYIPLNPDQISPEYLELRIQDLKEKAETLDLPIDGMVLIFDDLAYSASCGRTGHHYKDGLAFKFEDETYETVLQSIEWTPSRFGELAPVAVFDTVEIDGCSVSRATLHNLTFIRELELVPGCRILVSKRNMIIPHVEENLDRGHYRDAAPAICPCCGASTELHRKKGEKGRIIETIHCSNPSCESQQLKKFVHFVCRKAMNIEGLSEATLEKFLNLGYLQTFPDIYHLDQHREEIIRLEGFGEKSFDRLWNAIQASRSTTFVRYLISMDIPMVGRTKSRVLDTVFSGSLDAFRAAATDDYDFTQLEDFGATLNQNIHDWFADEENLMLWDTLQKEFTFEERKEETTMAKNTEFAGKTIVATGKLENFTRSEINDQILALGAKPGSSVSKKTDYLICGEKAGSKLTKAQALGVTILSEAEFLAMIA
- a CDS encoding DNA polymerase IV, whose translation is MERRNVIFHIDVNSAFLSWEAVYRLHHLGGKEDLREKVSAVGGDMAMRHGIILAKSIPAKKFHIKTGETILEAKQKCPELILVPPNYGLYEKCSKAFMDILRQYSPTVEQYSIDEAFVDMTGTEGLWGDAVTAAYRMKDQIRDTLGFTVNIGISENKLLAKMASDFQKPDRVHTLWHNEIEDKMWPLPVSELFFVGRATAKKLFNLGIHTIGELAHADPHLLKVHLKKHGEVIWAFANGMDVSVVQSEAPANKGYGNSTTIAFDVTDASTAKLVLLALAETVGTRLRAAKVRAEVIAVGIKSHDLRYASHQMTLRNTTNITIEIHRCACQLFDQLWDGTAIRHLGIHTSRVKDGFNMRQLDMFDTTDYEKLEKMDAAVDRIRGRYGIDSVKRAAFVGSPIDHMSGGISREKRTVDYKKVRVN